Genomic DNA from Leptospira broomii serovar Hurstbridge str. 5399:
GGAGCTTTTGGATTTAAGCCCGGAAGAGAAAAACCATTTTAATTCTAGAATTCCCCAGGAAGTCTGAACATATTTGTTCGAAGTGATTCTAGATACGGTGGATTCGTGAAGTTCGAGTCGTTCCGCGATATCCTTTAGAGTAAGAGGCCTGAGAAAGCGAACTCCCTTACGAAAGAATTCGGTTTGGAGTTCGATAATTGCTGATACGACCCTATATAAAGTTTGCCGACGTTGATTGACGGAACGAATCAACCATTCGGCGGAACTTAATTTAGTGGAAATATACTCTCGATCCGAATCTTTTGCTCCCTTCTTTAAGAAACCCTTATATTCCTTATTAATTTTCAGCTTCGGAAGCCATTCGTCGTTTAGTAGAATATTGAATTCTCCGCCGATCTCCCTTACGATAACATCGGGAAGTATATAATCCGGTTTTTTAGGGGTATATAAAGTCGCGGGGAAAGGTTCTAGTTTCTTAATCTCCGCAGCCATTGCCTCTACATTTTCCACGGGAATTCCCATCTTTTTTGAAATTCCTTTATAATCCAACTTCTCCAAATCTTTCAAATGGTTTTCGATTAAGTCATGTAGCTTAGCGTCTTCGGGCTTTAAAATTTTAGCCTGAACCAATAATGTCTGTTGAATATCTTTCGCTCCAATTCCAAGGGGATCTAATTGGTGAATCTGATCCAACACCTTTCGAATCATCTTTATGCTGACTCCGATCTCTGCGGCCAGTTTGTCGTGAGTTTGAGGAATAAAACCTCGGTCGTCCAGCATGGAAATGAGCATTTCAGCTATCTCCATTTCCTTTCCTTTTAAGGAGGAAATGCGCAATTGCCAAAGAAGATGCTCCGACAAAGATTGAGTATTGGGAGAGGATTCGATATATTTTTGATTTCGATCGGATGCGTCTGACCCGCGTGTTTGGGGCCTATCTATACTAAATGATTCCTGCCAGCCGACATCCGTATTTTTAAGGAAATCGTTTTTTTCTTTTCTGCGAAGGTCGTCTACCGAATATAATTCCGGATTTTTGCTCCTTTCAGAAGAGGCTTCCTCTTCTAGCATAGGATTTTCCACCAACTCTGCACTGATTCTGTCCGCAAGTTCGACTGTTGAAAGCGGCAATAGCTCGATGGACTGGCGAAGGTCCTGAGTCATTACCAGTTTCTGAGTTTGCTTTTGGACGAGTTGGTGATTTAAATTCACAGTTTGAAATCCTCGCCTAAGTACATTCGCTTTGCTTCTTTATCGTTCACAAGTTCCTTCGGTGTTCCGGCGATCAGAATTTTGCCGCTATGCATTATATATGCTCTATCCGTTATTTTTAACGTCTCTCGCACATTATGGTCCGTGATAAGTATTCCTAACCCTTTTTCTTTTAGGCTATTGATTACCGTTTGAATATCCTTAACCGCTATAGGATCTACCCCTGCAAAAGGTTCGTCAAGAAGGATAAAGTCCGGATTCGTAACAAGTGAACGAGCGATTTCGCATCTTCTTCGTTCTCCACCCGAAAGCGTATACCCTTTTTGATTGGCAACGCGCATAATTTGAAGCTCTAACAGTAGTTCGTCTCTTCTTCTGACGATCTCACTTCTGGGAATTTTTAAGGTTTCTAGAATAGCTTCCAAATTTTCAGCGACAGTCAACTTACGAAAAATAGAAGCTTCCTGTGCTAAATACCCGACTCCTAATTTAGCGCGGGTATGCATCGGAAATTCCGTTACGTCTTGGTCGTCTATGAATACGTGGCCCGAGTCGGGTTGCACGAAGCCGACGGACATATAAAATGAAGTAGTTTTGCCAGCCCCGTTGGGACCTAATAATCCGACGACTTCTCCTTTCCGAATATCGAAGGTTACCCCGTCAACGACCTTGCGTTTATTATATATCTTTACGAGGTTCTGGCAACGGATTGTCGTACCCATGCGTCTCCTAATTTCCTAGATGGACTCCTTCCGTCAGGATCGCCCGGCCTTCCCTAGGATAAAAGAGGATTTTTCCCGCCCGTAAAATCTTGCCGGATCGATCTATCCTTGGATTCCCTTCCAGATAGATCGTCTCATCTTTTTCATAGTAAGTCGCATATTCGCCCATCGCTTGGGAGCCTTTTGCCTTTATGAACACATTCCCGCGTATTACGGTTTCGTCTTTATCAAGAAAACGTTCGAATTCTTGCGCCGTCATAGTAGTCGTAACAGCTCCGGATTTCGAATCTAAGAATTCCATCTTACCGTCGTCGGTAACATGCATATATTCTTCTTTGCGAAAGTAATCCAATACGTTTCCGGAAAGAATTAAATAATTCTCTCTGTCGTGGATCCGGACGTTTCTCCTTCCTCGAATCGTATGCGAATCCGTCCCTAAAGATTCCAATACGTCTGCGGTTATTTTTACGTTCTTTCTGAAAATAGTGGAGTTCCCCTTTAAACTAATCACTCTTTCCTTATTTTCGTCGTTGCTGCTCTCCAATCGATCGCCCTTTAGAATAGTAATAACCTTTTCCGTCGTTTCCTTACCCTCTTCCGTTTGTCGTTTCTCGTAGGAAGTCTGGAAAAGAACGGTATTTTGCTCCAATAGAATTCTATTCTCACTTGTATAGAAAGAAAGCTTCGTGCCTGTTAGATATCGATCTTTGGAGAGTAAAAATGGGTTCGGATCCGTAGTTATCACATTTTCGGATTCTTTAAACAATGCTTCCTTACATAAAATAGTTACATCAGGGTGAGTGATGATCACTCCGCCGATCAGCTTCGTGATTTTCGTACTAAGCTGCCTTTCGATCGTCTGAGCGGCAATTATAGTGGTTTTTCCGGTTTTATCCTTAAAGAATAACCTTGGTCTATCTTTTATGATGACAATTTCCGCATATTTATCGTATTCGCCCGTGCCTGCCTTAAGAGTTGTTCCGTTTTCCTGATCGTCCACTTCGACGCCGTATTTTAAGAATGCTTTATATGCTTCTTTCCCTATCACTTCAATTCTGTTGGCGGAAAGCTTTACCTTTTTATGTTGGATCCAGGCGCCTCCTTCAAGAGTAAAAGTCGTGACTTTCAATCCTTGGATCTGCTTATCCTCTTGGGTCAGCGTGCTGCCTCCCCAATACGTCGGAAAACTTTCCTTCTTTGTCGGATCGGATTCACCGATTCCTTGAATAGGCTTTCGTTCCAACGATTCCGGTGAGAATAGCAAAGGGGGACGTATATGGGGAAAAAGATCGTCTACGAACAGAAGAGCGAATATGAAAAGAAATGAACAGAGTCGATTTTTCATCGGTACTTACTCCGGTGCGGAAGACAGAGGATTGGATCCTCCCTGCGTAATTGCAGTCGGATGCAGAATAGTGAATTTATTTAGATCCTTATCCGCTCGCAGACCGATTCCTCTGATTTTGGTACCGTCGGCTTCCACCACTACCTCTTCGTCCGAGGAAAGTTTTTTGGATTCGGTATTGTATTCCAACGACTTAGCCAGCAGTGTTCTACCTTCGTCGGTACGAAGATGGATATTACCGTTCAAAACCATTAGCTTTGAAGTATGATTGATCTCGCCCTTATCGCCTGTGAGCTTCGATTTGAACTTACCGTTTTCGTATTGATCGAAGTCGACGGCGTAAAAGACGGTTCTGCCCTCTCCTACAAATACGTATGATTCTTCGGCCTTGAGTTTCCAAATTAAAATTCCGCTTTCATCATACTGATCCCTTTCGAAATTCTTAAAGGATATCGTAGCTCCGCTTTCTTTTTCGTTTTCGACTCGAGTGTATTTTGCCTCTTTCTTGCCCGTAACTAGAAAGAAAATTACGATCAATCCGATGCCGGCCAATATTCCGGCGAACATCCTATATTTCTGGATGGTTTCCGCGTCTATATTTTTCAGAAAGGCGAGCTGAAATTTCAAAGTTCCGCCTGGTCGACCGGGGACGGTCAACCTTTATTGAGAATTTCCCGTTTTACGTATCGATCCAATCCGATCAGTTCCTTTAATAGAGCTTTGATTTTGGAAATCGGATATTGGGTTGTCGCATCCGAAAGCGCTTTCTCAGGATCGGGATGGACTTCCATAAAGATTCCTTCGATACCGAGAGCGACGGCGCTTCTTACCATGCTTGGAATAAATTCCCTCTGCCCCCCGGTAATATTTCCGGCTGCACCCGGAAGCTGCGCGGAGTGAGTCGCATCGAAAACGACAGGAATATCGTACCCGTGGAGTATGGGAACGGTTCTGCCATCGAATACTAGATTTCCGTAACCGAAAGTGGTTCCGCGTTCCGTTACCAGATATTTTTCGGATCCTGATTCTTGGATCTTCGTTTTGATATGTCTGCAGTCTTGAGGAGCCAGAAATTGTCCTTTTTTGACATTCACCCATTTGCCGGTTTTTGCCGACTCCGAAATTAAATCGGTCTGTCTGCATAGAAACGCAGGAATTTGGTAGATATCTAAAATGTCTTTTAACGGAATAATATGAGAAGTCTCATGGATGTCGGTTAGCACAGGCACATTGTACTTTTTCTTGATGAATTCTAAATGCTTGATTCCTTCGGCAAGGCCCGGTCCCCTATACGAATTCACCGAGGATCGATTCGCCTTATCAAAGCTGCTCTTAAATATATAAGGAATTCCTAATTCTCCGCAAATTTCCACCATCTCGCCGCATACAAAATCGAGAAGCTCCCGATTCTCCATTACGCAGGGACCTGCGATTAAAAAGAAAGGACTGCCCCCGCCGATTTTAGTTCCGTTCAAAAACTCCCTTGTGCTTGCAGTTTGATCGCTCATGAAACCTTCCTTGTTAGTTTGACGGCAGCACGAATGAATCCGGCAAATAGGGGGTGAGGTTTGGTCGGTTTGCCGGTAAATTCCGGATGAAATTGCACTCCGATAAACCAGGGATGATCGGGAATTTCCACAATTTCGATCAAATTTTCATCAGGAGAAATTCCGGAGAAAACCATGCCTTTCTCTTCGAAAGATTCCTTAAAGCGATTCGTGAATTCAAAACGATGTCTATGACGTTCGTAAATTGATTCTTGCTTGTACTCCGCAAACGCGAGAGTGTTTTTACGGATTCTGCATGGGTACGATCCAAGACGCATCGTGCCCCCCATTTGATCGATATCCATCTGCTCCTCGATCAACGAAATAACCGGATCCGAAGAATCCGGTCTAAATTCGGTGGAATTCGCATCCTTCAAACCTAGAACGTTTCTGGCATATTCGATGACTGCACATTGCATTCCTAAGCAGATTCCGAAAAATGGAATGCCTTTGGTTCTAGCGTATTGGATGGCCAGAATTTTTCCTTCGATTCCTCTATCACCAAAACCGCCGGGAACTAAAATTCCGTGAACACCCTTAAGGACTTCTTTCACGTTCGTCTTATCCACTTTTTCAGGATCGACCTTTACGAATTCAACGTTTGCCTCGTTAGCGATTCCGCCATGAGAAAGACTTTCGTAAACGGAACGATATGCGTCATGGAGAGAAATGTATTTTCCGACTACTGCGATCTGGACGGTATGCTTTGCGGATTGAAGACTTTTAATAATCTTTTCCCATTCCGAGAAATTGGATTTTCCGAGCTCCATACCCAGCGTTTTTAAAACGACTTGATCTAATTTTTCTTCTTTATACATTTTGGGAATTTCATAAATGGAAGTACTGATGTCCGACGCGGAGATCACGTTTTCTTCCTTTACGTTACAGAATAAGGAAATCTTGCCTTTCATATCCTTACTCATAGGTTGGTTTACTCTACAAATCAGAATATCAGGTTGAATTCCTAAAGCCAGGAGTTCTTTCACAGAATGTTGAGTCGGTTTAGTTTTTGCTTCTCCTGCTACGGTAATCGTCGGGACCAATGTCACATGTATGAATAAAACGTGGGTAGGTCCATGCTCGTATCTCATTTGTCGAATGGCTTCCAAAAATGGAATCGACTCTATATCCCCTACAGTGCCTCCGATTTCTACGATTACAAAATCGGTAGCATTCTCTCGTGCGAGAGTATAAACCCGATTCCTGATTTCATTCGTGATATGCGGAACGACTTGTACGGTTCTTCCTAGGTAATCGCCTTTTCGTTCTCTCTGAATAACGGTATTATAAATTTGGCCGGTGGATACGGAATTTTTTCGGGTGAACTTGGATTTAGTAAAGCGCTCGTAGTATCCTAGGTCCAGATCCGTTTCTGCCCCGTCTTCCGTCACATAAACTTCTCCATGCTGGTAAGGGCTCATCGTTCCAGGATCTATATTGATATATGGATCCATTTTTTGAAGAGAAACGGTATATCCCCTGCTTTCGAGCAGGCAACCTAGGGCCGCTGCGGAAACCCCTTTTCCTAAGGAAGAGCAAACTCCTCCGGTAACGAAAATAAATCTG
This window encodes:
- the rpoN gene encoding RNA polymerase factor sigma-54 encodes the protein MNLNHQLVQKQTQKLVMTQDLRQSIELLPLSTVELADRISAELVENPMLEEEASSERSKNPELYSVDDLRRKEKNDFLKNTDVGWQESFSIDRPQTRGSDASDRNQKYIESSPNTQSLSEHLLWQLRISSLKGKEMEIAEMLISMLDDRGFIPQTHDKLAAEIGVSIKMIRKVLDQIHQLDPLGIGAKDIQQTLLVQAKILKPEDAKLHDLIENHLKDLEKLDYKGISKKMGIPVENVEAMAAEIKKLEPFPATLYTPKKPDYILPDVIVREIGGEFNILLNDEWLPKLKINKEYKGFLKKGAKDSDREYISTKLSSAEWLIRSVNQRRQTLYRVVSAIIELQTEFFRKGVRFLRPLTLKDIAERLELHESTVSRITSNKYVQTSWGILELKWFFSSGLKSKSSEGGMESSKTIHEMIRNLVKEEDPENPLSDQEIVEHIEKKGIEIARRTVAKYRKILRILPSNQRKKVKSLEAR
- the lptB gene encoding LPS export ABC transporter ATP-binding protein, which produces MGTTIRCQNLVKIYNKRKVVDGVTFDIRKGEVVGLLGPNGAGKTTSFYMSVGFVQPDSGHVFIDDQDVTEFPMHTRAKLGVGYLAQEASIFRKLTVAENLEAILETLKIPRSEIVRRRDELLLELQIMRVANQKGYTLSGGERRRCEIARSLVTNPDFILLDEPFAGVDPIAVKDIQTVINSLKEKGLGILITDHNVRETLKITDRAYIMHSGKILIAGTPKELVNDKEAKRMYLGEDFKL
- a CDS encoding LptA/OstA family protein — translated: MKNRLCSFLFIFALLFVDDLFPHIRPPLLFSPESLERKPIQGIGESDPTKKESFPTYWGGSTLTQEDKQIQGLKVTTFTLEGGAWIQHKKVKLSANRIEVIGKEAYKAFLKYGVEVDDQENGTTLKAGTGEYDKYAEIVIIKDRPRLFFKDKTGKTTIIAAQTIERQLSTKITKLIGGVIITHPDVTILCKEALFKESENVITTDPNPFLLSKDRYLTGTKLSFYTSENRILLEQNTVLFQTSYEKRQTEEGKETTEKVITILKGDRLESSNDENKERVISLKGNSTIFRKNVKITADVLESLGTDSHTIRGRRNVRIHDRENYLILSGNVLDYFRKEEYMHVTDDGKMEFLDSKSGAVTTTMTAQEFERFLDKDETVIRGNVFIKAKGSQAMGEYATYYEKDETIYLEGNPRIDRSGKILRAGKILFYPREGRAILTEGVHLGN
- the lptC gene encoding LPS export ABC transporter periplasmic protein LptC — its product is MFAGILAGIGLIVIFFLVTGKKEAKYTRVENEKESGATISFKNFERDQYDESGILIWKLKAEESYVFVGEGRTVFYAVDFDQYENGKFKSKLTGDKGEINHTSKLMVLNGNIHLRTDEGRTLLAKSLEYNTESKKLSSDEEVVVEADGTKIRGIGLRADKDLNKFTILHPTAITQGGSNPLSSAPE
- the kdsA gene encoding 3-deoxy-8-phosphooctulonate synthase, with product MSDQTASTREFLNGTKIGGGSPFFLIAGPCVMENRELLDFVCGEMVEICGELGIPYIFKSSFDKANRSSVNSYRGPGLAEGIKHLEFIKKKYNVPVLTDIHETSHIIPLKDILDIYQIPAFLCRQTDLISESAKTGKWVNVKKGQFLAPQDCRHIKTKIQESGSEKYLVTERGTTFGYGNLVFDGRTVPILHGYDIPVVFDATHSAQLPGAAGNITGGQREFIPSMVRSAVALGIEGIFMEVHPDPEKALSDATTQYPISKIKALLKELIGLDRYVKREILNKG
- a CDS encoding CTP synthase; translation: MSKTRFIFVTGGVCSSLGKGVSAAALGCLLESRGYTVSLQKMDPYINIDPGTMSPYQHGEVYVTEDGAETDLDLGYYERFTKSKFTRKNSVSTGQIYNTVIQRERKGDYLGRTVQVVPHITNEIRNRVYTLARENATDFVIVEIGGTVGDIESIPFLEAIRQMRYEHGPTHVLFIHVTLVPTITVAGEAKTKPTQHSVKELLALGIQPDILICRVNQPMSKDMKGKISLFCNVKEENVISASDISTSIYEIPKMYKEEKLDQVVLKTLGMELGKSNFSEWEKIIKSLQSAKHTVQIAVVGKYISLHDAYRSVYESLSHGGIANEANVEFVKVDPEKVDKTNVKEVLKGVHGILVPGGFGDRGIEGKILAIQYARTKGIPFFGICLGMQCAVIEYARNVLGLKDANSTEFRPDSSDPVISLIEEQMDIDQMGGTMRLGSYPCRIRKNTLAFAEYKQESIYERHRHRFEFTNRFKESFEEKGMVFSGISPDENLIEIVEIPDHPWFIGVQFHPEFTGKPTKPHPLFAGFIRAAVKLTRKVS